The following proteins are co-located in the Candidatus Margulisiibacteriota bacterium genome:
- a CDS encoding LicD family protein, with protein sequence MPIGLLEGKQKLTKYFSADPGNIDKSKTDQDDGQYLLDLINDAFKKHGLTCVLLFGTALGIYRDKKVIPYDDDVDVGVYDVDVPKLVNVVNELIKHNCCIERVYFNRIKMQYGNTKYHFDIWLMIPIRWSNIHYKVFGLKWFNSFTYYKKDYFNKEKLLEVKIKNTKYSLPNLIEDYLQTLYGTDWKTPIQGRECIERGIGSRVLLYFFVDHDVPSKFSGTGGLSTWKPWCSKFLLKYFPDKKFVKRFKHPDLTQKNKKIG encoded by the coding sequence ATGCCAATAGGACTTTTAGAGGGAAAACAGAAATTAACAAAATATTTTTCAGCTGACCCAGGAAACATAGATAAATCCAAAACAGATCAAGATGATGGTCAATATTTATTAGACCTTATTAATGATGCTTTTAAGAAGCACGGTCTAACTTGTGTGCTTTTATTTGGAACAGCTTTAGGTATATATCGAGATAAAAAAGTTATACCCTATGATGATGATGTTGATGTTGGCGTCTATGACGTGGACGTTCCCAAATTAGTAAATGTTGTAAATGAACTAATTAAACATAATTGTTGTATAGAGAGAGTTTATTTTAATCGAATTAAAATGCAATATGGAAACACTAAATACCATTTTGATATTTGGTTAATGATACCTATTAGATGGTCCAATATTCATTATAAAGTTTTTGGATTAAAGTGGTTCAATAGTTTTACTTATTATAAAAAAGATTATTTTAACAAAGAGAAGCTTCTTGAAGTTAAGATTAAAAATACCAAGTATTCCCTTCCTAATTTAATTGAAGATTATTTGCAAACACTATATGGCACTGATTGGAAAACTCCAATCCAGGGGAGAGAGTGTATCGAGAGAGGCATAGGCTCTCGTGTTTTATTGTATTTTTTTGTTGACCATGATGTTCCCTCCAAGTTTTCTGGAACAGGTGGATTATCAACTTGGAAGCCTTGGTGTAGTAAGTTTCTATTGAAATATTTTCCTGATAAGAAATTTGTTAAAAGATTTAAACATCCTGATTTAACACAAAAGAACAAGAAAATTGGTTAG
- the aepX gene encoding phosphoenolpyruvate mutase: MKTVYVSMIADLLHAGHIKIIKEAAEYGEVIVGLLTLKACGELNDIPYLDYEKRKEVLENISLVKRIIPQDTASYKNNLLELQPDYVIHGDDWKNNYQKQFRAEVIDLLSQWGGELVEVPYSSDINELRIKEQMMKNGITSAVRQGRLQKLLSADKLVRVLEVHNALSGLIVENIYYEDDGKKLEFDAMWSSSLTDSTSKGKPDIETVDTTARIHTVNEIFEVTTKPMIYDADTGGLVEHFEFTVRSLERTGVSAVIIEDKIGLKKNSLLGNDVSQVQDNIDSFCHKIRRGKEAQITKEFMIIARIESLILEKGMDDAIKRAFAYVQAGADGIMIHSRAKTAQEILEFLVKFRKEDKTTPVVVVPTSFNQIKAEELKKHGANIVIYANHLLRAAYPAMVNVARTILKHDRALEVEDHCMSIKEILTLIPGTK, translated from the coding sequence ATGAAAACCGTTTATGTGTCTATGATTGCGGATCTTTTGCATGCTGGGCATATAAAAATTATTAAAGAAGCAGCAGAATACGGAGAAGTTATTGTTGGTTTGCTTACTTTAAAAGCCTGTGGCGAATTAAACGATATTCCATATCTTGATTATGAAAAAAGAAAAGAAGTTTTGGAGAACATTTCCTTGGTTAAGCGAATAATTCCCCAAGATACTGCTAGTTATAAAAATAATTTATTAGAGCTTCAGCCAGATTATGTTATTCATGGTGACGATTGGAAAAATAATTATCAAAAACAATTCCGTGCAGAAGTAATAGATTTATTATCACAATGGGGTGGGGAATTAGTGGAAGTCCCTTATAGTAGTGATATTAATGAGCTGAGAATTAAAGAGCAAATGATGAAGAACGGGATTACCTCTGCAGTCAGACAAGGAAGACTTCAAAAATTACTAAGTGCAGATAAACTAGTCAGAGTTTTGGAAGTTCATAATGCTTTGAGTGGACTAATAGTTGAGAATATTTATTATGAAGATGATGGCAAGAAGTTAGAGTTTGATGCTATGTGGTCAAGTTCTTTAACTGATTCCACCTCGAAGGGGAAGCCAGACATCGAAACCGTAGATACTACTGCGAGGATACATACAGTCAATGAAATATTTGAAGTAACCACAAAACCAATGATTTATGATGCTGATACTGGCGGGTTAGTTGAACATTTTGAATTTACAGTTAGGAGCTTAGAGCGAACAGGTGTTAGCGCGGTCATCATCGAAGATAAGATAGGACTAAAGAAAAACTCCCTGCTAGGCAACGACGTCAGCCAAGTCCAAGATAATATTGATTCGTTTTGTCATAAAATTAGAAGGGGCAAAGAAGCACAGATAACCAAAGAATTTATGATAATAGCTAGAATAGAGAGCTTGATTTTGGAAAAGGGTATGGATGATGCCATCAAAAGAGCTTTTGCTTATGTTCAGGCAGGCGCTGACGGCATTATGATTCATTCAAGAGCCAAGACAGCACAAGAGATACTAGAGTTTCTTGTTAAGTTTAGAAAAGAAGATAAAACAACGCCTGTAGTTGTGGTGCCAACTAGCTTTAACCAAATAAAAGCAGAAGAATTAAAGAAGCATGGAGCAAATATTGTGATTTATGCCAATCATTTGCTTAGAGCCGCCTACCCAGCAATGGTAAACGTTGCGAGAACAATTTTAAAACATGATAGAGCGTTAGAAGTTGAAGATCATTGCATGTCTATTAAAGAAATTTTAACATTAATCCCTGGCACAAAATGA